atttcttaattattagACCAATTTGGTTAGTTATTGgattaaattgattaatttgATCAACGGTTAAAAGATAGGGCCACATATAAGGATCTTAAATAATGCCCTTAGTATAGAATGACTTGTTATAATTATACAGGGATGAGTTGTGAGTTAAGCCAGTTAGTCAATGCAGTGTGTCTGTTTCCTTATACTccttataattaaaatattcctttttcaaataaataaataaatagggAGCTAATAATCCAATTGAAGATTGATTCGCTTAGGTTTGGGTTTAACTTTTAGATTTTAGAGAAAGACCTAAAATTCAAAGTATAAACTTTAAAACGGCAATTTGACAGTTTCACACTTTAAAGTAGTTAACTATGTCAAAATCATAATataaaaaactacaaacaCAGCATGAAACTTGGGTTGCAATCATCTGGAAGCAAAATTCTTAAGAACAGTCAGATGATTAGATCTAAGAATAGTTTATTATGTGAATAAATTATAAGAACATATCATATGCTGCATGCAataattttcttccatttacTTTACTAAGCAAGGCGTGGGATTCACGAGCCCGGGTCAGCTCATGGGGAGACCTGGTCTGTCTCTTTGCCTTTGGGCTACTGATGTCAACACTGTCAAAAACCAACAGCTACAAGCCACGTGGCTTCTCCTGGAGGCTCCGATCTTAAAATGTCCTCGAATCCAAAGGCTGTCCATTTTTCggctaaaaaaatttgtaaaaaaaaatatcaaaaaaatatgaattttttttttctataaatacctaccaatattattcacttttaacatcaaatcttcatacaaattcatctccttccaatatttttcactttccacaccacaTTTTCTACTACAAAATTCCATTTGTGTGAAAATACAAATGGCCTCTTCCATCGAAGTCAGAGGGTTGTGGACAAATGTTTGAAGAGATCAAAATCTTGGTGAcgaggtaaaaaaaatttaatttccgttttattcaatttaatgtcatttttatttatttttattttcttacatttccaattttattttttaatagattattcaaggcaaaacaaaaaagaggaaaaccatTACACATGGCTCTTCAAGTGAACAATGCCCGCAGTCAGTTCCAGTAGTGCGTTTCGTGCCGGAAATAATGGCACTATTATATCATCAGAAGGAAAATACTCCCCCACGTCGTGATCCGGTGAAACCTCTTCTGCCAATGATTGAGTCGTCCTTGTACTCGATTGTGTTGGACTATGAGTACCGGgagtatttcaattgtatgatgagcGAGTAtgtatttcaattgtatgatgagtgagTAGGTATTTCAActgtatgatgagtgagatgtgaattttataataaatatagacatgtggcaaccgaaaatctcatctgaaaattttatctgaaatttgagatgtgaattttataataaatatgaacATGTAGCAatcgaaaatcttatccaaaaattttatctgaaatttgagatgagaattttataataaatagtgacacttggcaaccgaaaatcttatttgaaaatttcatcaaaattaatcgtttaagtataaaaaaatagaaaataaactaaagtgaatagtaattgccattGCCTTTGCCCGTAGGGGTGGAAACAAAATTGCAAGGGTTGCCACTATTTGCCACTATTCAGAATAGTGGCATCCCTTGCTTTGTCTTTACCTTGCCCTTACCCATAAGGATGGAAGTGCTCTAATAGgaataggaaaaagaaaaaagaacatacTGCATGCAGCGAACGACATCGTTTTCAGTGTCCGATTATACTTCGCGTTCGTCTATTGATTTTCTATTGATTTGATTCAATTTTCCCTCTTATGGGTCTGAAAACTTTGTACCACATTATATCACACCTTCtatgaattataattgaaTTAACACATGAGTTGACTTTGAATATGAGTTGACCTGTGTTCGAAGAGTTTTTTGACCGTGTATGAAGATTGTCTTGATAGTGTACACGGGCATTGATTGTTGGACACAAATGTCTGGGGAGTGTCCAAGAAGTGTCCGAGTGTCTAAGTATCCGACACTTCGACACTCAGacttagggatggcaaaaattccAGTAGGGGcgggtccccgaccctaaCGGAGGGAGATTTCGGGGCTAAATGAGTATCGGGTACGGGGATCCCCGAACCTGAAAAATCcccgacgggtatggggaggggatggtattggcgttCCCATCCTAGAAcccgacccgaaaatatatgtttatatttaaataaataaataaatataatatttatgtttaaccataagttaacttccctatcctaattcttcctaattttctatggaatttcatatttatgtgattttgaatagttgagttgaactttatagttaatttgatgtgttgaatgataatttaatacgAAAcataatgttaaaatgtatgataaatatttttttatgcaaaataaTAGGGGATTTGGGGCGAGTgtgggggatagtcccccgacCGGGACGGGGACGGGAATTTCCCAaaacctaataaacggggATGGGTTCAGAGACAGGGGCGGAAATGGAGAGCGGCAATAGgaatggtattgtcatacctgGCCCCTACCTGatccgttgccatccctactcAGACTAGTGGAGTGTCCGTTGCAACATAGATCACACCACCTCCCTCTCCCGCCAAGTTCCCGTTACCtccattttataatattattctCCCTCCTTCCTAGGGTTTCCAATTTCCCAATGTCGCAGACCCTTTTCAACAAGGGAGACCAAGTGGAAGTCACAAGGCCAGGCCATGGCTCCACCGGGCCCTACTACCCAGCCATGGTGCTCCGTCCTGTATTTAAGGACAAGGAGCACATGTTGGTCCAGCACCAAACGCTAACCAACCCCAACGCCGACGGctcaaaaaccctaatcgAGATTGTCGAATTGCGCAATGCCAGGCTAGTGCCGCCCAGAGAGCTCTACCAGTTCTTTAAAGTCGGTGACGACGTCGACGCCTACAGAGATAAAGGGTGGTCTCGCGGGACTGTCAGGGATATTTTGGAGAATTCCAAGTACTTGGTTGCGTTCCAGGGTCAAGAATTTCAATGTCAGCAGTTTAATTTGAGGCTGCATAGAGAGTGGGAAGATGACTCTTGGGTCCCTCACTTTCAAGAAgaggtttatttatttatttattttataaaaaatttaaacttgtTTTCTATGTTCTTGCTTGATGggttcttggttttttttttttttttcctggtgAAACTTTGGTGCTTTTAGTTTTATGTTTGTGCTTCTGGTGCtaggttttaatttctttatgaaaattttgaagttcACTCTGGAATTGATGCGTTTCAAGTctattttaatttcctttttatatcCTTACGGTGTTTTCTGGTAGATAATAAAGCTATAATAAGAGTGCAATGAcattatataatttgttatatgtGTATGTAGATTCTTGCTGCAAGTGGTTGTGATTAACATTCAATTAttatattgtatatatattttcaagcAAATATGTCTCAGGCAGGCAACTAAGGAAAATGGTTTGAAATCATAAGTCAATTTTAAATTGCACATGTTGTCAGCTGTTATGCTTTGCTTTGTTTCTTGATGTTTGTGCAACTATGTAAAGTGGCTTATGGTATTTGATTTCTGATATTGGCGTTATGGTAATTCACTGGTTGCTAATGCCTGCCATGTGTGTATGGTCTAGTTATGCATTTCTGTGTGATCGTTCTTCTAGAATTTTCTTGGTTTCGAATGTCTACTCAGTTTGTGAAATCTTGAGCTGCAGAAAACGTCACCGGTGAAGTCCAGAAAGTTGGTATTGAAACTTAAGTGCAGCAACAGAACATCGGGGGCAAGCTTCGAAAATGGGACTGTGGTGGAGGTTAGCAGTGATGAGGAAGGTTATGAGGGTGCTTGGTACACTGCTAAAATAATTGACCATATAGGAAGCGACAAGTTTCTGGTGGAATATGAGCACCTGGTAACCGATGATGGAACAGAGCTCTTGAGAGAAGAAACATGTGCAAGTTATATTAGACCTTGCCCCCCTCGGCTTCCACCAGTTGCTCAGTTCAAAGTGCTCCAGAAAGTCGATACTTTGTACAATGATGGATGGTGGAAGGGTACCATTTCCAAAGTTCTAAGCGGCTCAAAGTATGTTGTCTACTTCAGCTCCACAAATGAGGAATTAGAGTTTAAACATTCCAATTTGAGGCCTCATCAGGACTGGATTAATGGACGATGGATCCATGGTTACATGGTATGACTTAAAGCTGTTTATTGTCCATGTCAAAATCATGAAGCAATGTTTTtgactttctttctttcttttttgttttgttttttctttttgtgtgtgCTTGAGATTATCAAAAAATGAGAAAGCATTACTTATGGGAGGCTTTATGAAAACCAAGAAGCTATATTATTGAGGATCTCTAATTAATTGCtgcatatttttgtttggtgcAGGTCAATATATATGGAAATGATCACAAAGAGTTTGCTGACAAAAGGAAATAGATAAATAAGCAAAGGAGGCATCTCGACTATGTTGCTTTTTCCAATATGTTAATAATGTATAAAGTAGGTTTAGGGCCAGTAACAACTGTTGTATGAGGATATTCTGGAGGGTACGTTATGCCACTGAATTTATCAAATTTAATGGTCCTCCATCATGATCACGAAATTCATTATTTGGTTGAAAACAAGCACTAATTCTTGAAAATGCAGGAAACTATGCCAAAGTTCAGTAGGGCAACAGAGGTAGAGGTCAATAGTGATGAAggttgttttcttttacacATTTCAGGCATGTTTGAATCTATAATTGATCTTGTCACAAGTCTTATGTGCTTGACTGATTGTAACCCCTGGATAGTACCAAAGTTCCCCATTCAGGATAATCTCAGTTCAGCATCATGTAATCATTTCTAGCAGTTTCTTTACATCATTTAGGCATTGTTTTTCTGGATCTGGACTTCCCTCTCTGATATTATCTCCTGTGACGGAATCTATTCTGTGGAGAAATGACCATCTGTAACGATCGAGGATTTTTAGAGAAATTGAGGGTTAATCCTTAAATCGAGGATTTGAAGTAAATCGTTGTTACTTCTTATTCTTCTGTTCTTTCTTAGTAGTGGACGTCCTTATATATAAGATAGTATCATATGTTACTTAAGGTTCCTCAGGCAACCTAAAGTTGTTCTGTAATCTTGAAGTCCTTAACATCTACCAATATCCTTGTTATAATTTTTGTCTTTGTACAAGTCTCATAAGGAACATTTTACCTCCATGCTAATGGCAAGAATATGAAGGTTGCCTCCttctttattgaataaaaagaatacgaactcaacaaaaaataataattgggaCATGTTGAGTACTCGGAACATACAAAAATGTCTTCATTTCCTTATTTTCTGTCTTTTAACttccaacaaataaaaaagtttttagtttttgttggAGCGAAAAAAGAAGTTGGGTTTCAAATTCAGTGACTTTATGTAATATACACTTGGGTTCAGCCTGCTATGCGCGGATGTAGCCCATTGTCATTGGGCAACTTGTTAAGAGCCCACCAAACCTAAATTAGATTGCCACCGTTTATAAAACTTCATCCTGGCGCGTGTGCTTGCTTTGTCCACGGATCTACTTCTCTCTTTCTGGATTGAATTCTATGGACAATCCTTATTTTCTTCCAATccctttttataataatattccCCAAACTAAGATCAAAGATGCTCCCTCCTCCTTTTTGAAGGTAAAAGTGGTGAACTTTGAAACTCAGAAGTGAAAGCccacttcatctcattgcatCAAACGCAATTTGATCAAATACCCATCTCGAAATCACCATCTGGTAAGAAAATTCCATACCCTTTTCATGATTTAGGTAACTGGGTAATCTGAATTTTGTTCATGTTTATTGGAATTTGGTAATGAATTCCCAAAGATGTAGTTTTTTTCCGGACGAAGTTGTCCTGCAAATTCTTTCAAGACTCCCCATTAAGTCACTTTTCAGGAGCAAAACTGTTTGTAAACTTTGGTATAGATTGGTTTCTGATAAGTATTTCATTCATCTGTACAATGAAGTGTCTGCTAAGAACCCCATGCTATTGGTTGAGGTTTCTGATTCATTGGGATCAAGATCAAATCTGATTGTTGTTGACAATCAGAGGGGTGTTTCTGAATTTTCCTTAGATTTATTGAAAGACAGAGTTAAGGTTAGAGCCTCATGTAATGGTCTGTTGTGTTGCTCTAGCATACCTGATAAGGGTGTTTACTATGTATGCAATCCTATGACCCGTGAGTTCAAGTTGCTTCCAAAGAGTAGGGAAAGGCATGTGACTCGATTTTACCCTGATGGTGAGGCCACTCTAGTGGGATTGGCCTGCAATTTATCCACCCAGAAGTTTAATGTTGTTTTAGCCGGTTATCACCGTACTTTTGGTCATAGGCCGGATGGGACTTTTATTTGTATGGTATATGATTCTGAGTCAAACAAATGGAGGAAGTTCGTTTCGTTTCAGGATGATCAGTTCACCCATATGAACAAGAATCAAGTTGTGTATGTAAATGGTGCTCTTCATTGGTTGACAGGCAGTTGTTCTTGTATTCTTGTGCTTGATTTGGATAATGACATTTGGAGGAAGATGTCGTTGCCCGAACAAGTGAGTTGCGGGTCTGGAAATAGGTTTTATTTGTTAGAGTCCGATGGTTGCTTGTCTGTGGTCCAGATTTCGGATGCTTGGATGAGAATTTGGGTGTTGAGAGaatatgagagagaggaatGGCATTTGGTGAATACAGTGAGTCTTAGATGTATCAAAGGACTTGTGCCAGGCATATTCCCCATATGTCAAACTGGTGAATATGTTTTCCTAGCAACCCATAAGCAGATTTTGGTGTTTTATCGCAAGACTCGTGTGTGGAAGGAGATGTACTCTGTGAAGAACAGCTCTACACTCCCATTGTGGTACTCGGCACATGCATTTCGGAGCACGATTTTTTCCTGTCGTTAAGACGTGGACTGCATGTAATGAACTTGTGTACATAAATTTCCTATGTCAAGTATCTCTATTCGTTTGGCCGATTGTTGTTTGTCAACAGTTATCAACATTTGACTTATGAAATGTAAATTATGTTCTTATGTGTTTGGCTTTGGCTTACTCTTTTACTTTACATCCTTTGTGTTCTTCAACTATTTTTAGCCTATGCATCTTCATGTTGTGCTGGAATGTTGGGCCTTATCATAATTATTTCTTGCCCATATTTCTGTAACGAAAACTATTTAAGACTCGGTGATTCATGAAGATATGAATGGATTTTTTTGAGGATGAAGTTGTTCATCAAATTCTGGCATGATTGCCTGTTTAGATATGGCTATAGTTGAAAACTTTATCCTTCAGCATTCTTCTGGATATTTGACTTGGTCTTTGTGTCACAGAGATTTTGACATCTTCTCTGGATATTTGAGTGCAGCAACTGTTGGGAGCACGAATTTGGTGTTTCACTTTCTCTAAACTCTGTTTTTTGGACTAACTAGCTTAATGATAGCTCTCTTTCCTGTGTTGAAACATGCCCTATCTTTGAATCCCCCTTGCTAaacgaaaataaaaataataagaaaaactcTCTTTTTCGGACATCTATTTAAGATGAGTATGTGCAAGCAATTGTATTGAGGAAGGTTATTGCGATTTACTATTTTGTTAATCAATTGTGATCCAAAAATCAGAAGAAACAATTTTTAAGTCGAGGAAGACAAGTTTAACCCTAAGTCTTAAACAACTTTTGATTATATCATGTTTGGCGCTATATAAATTTTGTTCTGATTGCGACCATAACCACCACCACTCTACTGTCTGTGGTAAGTCAAGTCTGGTTTGCCTGTGAATCCAGCTTTCGATCGCTTACTGTACTCTCTGTTTTGTCTCACCTTGAGCTTGCGCCTGGTATTCATTCTTTTATGCCTTTCGCCCGGTAAGGACTTAAACAATTGAAAACGGATGAAATAGCATCGGAGTCGAGAACAGCCCTCTGAGAGGGGCGCCCTAGTTAAGGAAAACTGGAATGCAACTCACCTTGACTGTATGTGTGTCCTAGTTAAAATAGGGCGTTACATACACGGCTATGATGCATGTAACGTCTTTTAGAGAGTTGTGTTATTTATCATTCAAGgtaatttataaaaagtaAAAGTGTAATTAGAAttagataataataaaagtgTAAATAGAAGAGAGGTATCCTCTCctgttgggaaaaaaaaaaaaaagaaaaaaaaaagaagaagcagcagaGTAATCAAAATGTACATGaaaattattgatttattgACTGTCAAAGAAAACTAAGGGTGCGTTTAGTATCCTATTCAAATAGAGAACTCAAAAACTTTAGGGCTCGTCTGGTAACGTTTTCGGAGAGTGTTTTCTgagaatattttcagagaatgaaaacaagaaaacaaatttgcattttcaagaaatgaaaatgcgtctggtagattaattagaaaacaaaaacaatgaaaatgtgTTTGGTAGTACAATTGTTTTTCAGGTGTATTTTTGataatttcaattctaattttttttaaaaaaattatgatctTTTTAGAGGCTAAATTTATtataaacaatgaaaaaaaataaaactaaaaaactaTCTtatctcctttcttttttctttcgtttttcttatttttccccttctctctttttcctcctcttttcttcttcttttccttcgactgtttcttttctctctttttcttcctctttccttctttcttcctcagtcttcttcctttccttcccaaggctgtttctttttttctccttttcttcctcttttcttcttcctttccttcctAGGCCGCACCCACTCCTCCTTCCTTCCATGGCATGAATCCCATCTACccacccatctctctctctctctagttccACTAATTAATGGTTGTAGTGGTTTGATTGGGTGATGATGGTGGTTGAGCTGGGTATGTCGTAGTTCTTCTTCCTgtctatgtttttcttttcttttcttcttcctctgttttttttttcttagtttGCAGATTTGTGTTATTTTGGGTTGGAGAAGATGAGTGTTGTTCCTGTTGGTGGGTTTATCGGTTGTCAGAAGCAGAGAagaattttggtttttggtctGATAGGAAGAGAAGATTGAGCATAAGCAGTGTGTTTTGAGCTTTTGTTTTCTGGGAGAACAAAAAcatcttttttctattttgtagaAGTAAACGTGAAGTTGGtctcattttatgaaaacattttcaatgttttctgtttttgcctaCCGaacatgtttttgttttgtttctattttttgaaaaatgaaaatgagccTATAAAACgtaaactgttttcaaatcttaaaaatttgagaatttgtgGATTGTTAGAAAAAAtagatattttttgtttttaataattagggtgttttttagttgttcttgagtttgagttttcaaaaATAGTTgtttttaagtttaaaaaGTTGGATTCAAGTTGAATACTAAACAGGCCTTAATGGACTTAgactcaagaaaaaaaaaaacaaaaaaaggacaCATGGGATTTCGAGGCCTGATGACAACTATAATCTGCGGCCCGGCCAAGCCCAATCCGGATTTGGAATAAGGAATTCCAGTCAGCCAAACAGACCTACATTCAACGTCTTGGATGAGGGACACAGAAAACTCCTTCGGCTTTAGAGCTTCATGAGTGTTTCTCTGTCTTTTTGCAGACCCAAAAACTCTGACATGTGTATTACATGCTGATGGTCAGCTCCTTCATTTCCAGAAGAACCCAATTGGTCAAGACTGCCACTTTCATATCCTTTGGCTTCACTTTATTATCTCACTAATCCCTTTGTGTGCCTCTCTCTTTCATACAAAGAAATCTCTTCTTGCTCCAGGTATGTCCGTACAAAAATCTTAATGTTAAATACTTATCTACCAGTGATTATAATTTGTGGGTTCTGCTCGATTTCATTGTTTTCATCGAATTTTATTTGCTATGTTGCGTTGCTGAATAGTTGGAAATgggtttttattctttcttctttttttcagaTATTTGGGGCTTTAAATCTCAAATggggtttttcatttttctcttttaactCAATTCATGGATGATAACCATGGTGTTTATAATTCAGTGTAATACATATTTCTTCGCaagaatatttttttgggttctttttgtttcttgcgAAATGAACAATGTAAGTCTCAGAAACTATTTTTGTGGGTTCATTTTGCATGAGCTTTTGGATATTTGTTGGCTTGAAATTCTTGAGTTTTTCTTATTGCTTCAGCAGTTATGCAGGTTACCCCAATACTGATATGGTTTCCATAACCAATCTATGGTGATCCTTTTTGCATGAGGGTTGCATATTGTGTTATTACTACTTCTACTCTTTAGTAGAACTCCAACTCTAATTGAAGGCCCTATTATCATCAAATGTGGGAAGCTTAGATCTTTACTGATATATGACTGTCATTACCATTTTTCAGTttgataattaatttataaaaacaaatccaagttttatttatttaaatgatGTTTTGTAGTTCTATACAAAACCTTGattttatgtatatatgcatCCTTGtaattgtatttattttttaatcgcAGATTGTATTTCTCACATGGAATCTAGCATCCATGACATCACTGCTTTGAATCAACTATGATCGTTTAGCTTGACTTCTTTTTAAAACAGTACGTCAAGGCCTTTTACCTTATGGCTCGGAAGGGTAATCAACAAAAGAATGGGGTAGATCGCCAGACATCGAAGCACAAAAAGAAGGGTACAGATTCAGGGTGTACACTAGCGGAAACAA
The window above is part of the Prunus dulcis chromosome 1, ALMONDv2, whole genome shotgun sequence genome. Proteins encoded here:
- the LOC117613950 gene encoding F-box protein At5g49610 encodes the protein MNSQRCSFFPDEVVLQILSRLPIKSLFRSKTVCKLWYRLVSDKYFIHLYNEVSAKNPMLLVEVSDSLGSRSNLIVVDNQRGVSEFSLDLLKDRVKVRASCNGLLCCSSIPDKGVYYVCNPMTREFKLLPKSRERHVTRFYPDGEATLVGLACNLSTQKFNVVLAGYHRTFGHRPDGTFICMVYDSESNKWRKFVSFQDDQFTHMNKNQVVYVNGALHWLTGSCSCILVLDLDNDIWRKMSLPEQVSCGSGNRFYLLESDGCLSVVQISDAWMRIWVLREYEREEWHLVNTVSLRCIKGLVPGIFPICQTGEYVFLATHKQILVFYRKTRVWKEMYSVKNSSTLPLWYSAHAFRSTIFSCR
- the LOC117620587 gene encoding protein AGENET DOMAIN (AGD)-CONTAINING P1 — protein: MSQTLFNKGDQVEVTRPGHGSTGPYYPAMVLRPVFKDKEHMLVQHQTLTNPNADGSKTLIEIVELRNARLVPPRELYQFFKVGDDVDAYRDKGWSRGTVRDILENSKYLVAFQGQEFQCQQFNLRLHREWEDDSWVPHFQEEKTSPVKSRKLVLKLKCSNRTSGASFENGTVVEVSSDEEGYEGAWYTAKIIDHIGSDKFLVEYEHLVTDDGTELLREETCASYIRPCPPRLPPVAQFKVLQKVDTLYNDGWWKGTISKVLSGSKYVVYFSSTNEELEFKHSNLRPHQDWINGRWIHGYMVNIYGNDHKEFADKRK